The following coding sequences lie in one Cyanobacterium sp. Dongsha4 genomic window:
- a CDS encoding AarF/ABC1/UbiB kinase family protein, with protein sequence MRLINYNLSWERNRYSLFARQWDITITFLQFSCLLLIDFISKNISSSQKKKRARWLVKKLIKLGPTFIKIGQALSTRTDLIPLEYVEEFSQLQDRVPPFLSEDAIALIELELGDNIETIFGEFERVPIAAASLGQVHRAKLKTGEKVVVKVQRRGLEQLFQLDFKVLKILIGIGNQFIPSFRKYELNLIYQEFFEILFAEIDYLKEGENADRFRFNFQKESKIIVPRVYWQYTTKKILTLEYLPGIKINDKEALLEKEIPIKPLIELGICTYLKQLLEDGFFQSDPHPGNMAVNDEGAIIFYDFGAMAEVKGLAKEQMVQTFFAMLQKDTDQVLNTLIYMGLIEPVGDMTAVKRLISFSLTRFLDKPIDVNAFKEISAEIYVMFEQQPFRLPPQLTFIIKALTTLDGIARTLDSNYSLLAASQPFVRNLTRSGNPTNILLLIAREGKNIIQKQLLKPSRLETAFSNFQQRLEQGELQLRSRSLEAERINKSIYLAIKTLIYACLSGFSLLGGILLASTLYHIWAFILFGLTGLFSLFLMRSLFRLMVAEKLLK encoded by the coding sequence ATGAGACTTATTAATTATAATTTATCATGGGAACGAAATCGATATTCTCTATTTGCTCGTCAGTGGGATATTACGATTACTTTTTTACAATTTTCTTGTTTATTATTAATAGATTTTATCAGCAAAAACATTAGCAGTTCACAAAAGAAAAAAAGAGCAAGATGGTTAGTAAAAAAATTAATTAAGTTAGGTCCTACTTTTATTAAAATTGGTCAGGCTTTGTCCACTCGTACCGATCTAATTCCTTTAGAATATGTGGAAGAATTTAGTCAATTACAAGATCGTGTTCCTCCATTTTTATCAGAAGATGCGATCGCACTTATTGAGTTAGAATTAGGGGATAATATTGAGACTATTTTTGGAGAGTTTGAACGTGTACCCATTGCGGCGGCAAGTTTAGGGCAAGTTCACAGAGCCAAATTAAAAACGGGAGAGAAAGTAGTTGTTAAAGTTCAAAGAAGGGGATTAGAGCAACTATTTCAATTAGATTTTAAAGTTTTAAAAATTTTAATTGGCATTGGAAATCAGTTTATTCCTAGTTTTAGAAAATATGAGTTAAATCTTATTTATCAAGAGTTTTTTGAAATTTTATTTGCAGAAATAGATTACTTAAAAGAAGGAGAAAATGCCGATAGATTTCGTTTCAATTTTCAAAAAGAATCTAAAATAATTGTTCCCAGAGTTTACTGGCAATACACCACAAAGAAAATATTAACCCTAGAATATTTACCCGGTATTAAAATTAATGATAAAGAGGCTTTATTAGAAAAAGAAATCCCCATAAAACCCTTAATCGAGCTAGGAATTTGTACATACTTAAAACAACTATTAGAAGATGGTTTTTTTCAATCAGACCCCCATCCCGGTAATATGGCTGTAAATGATGAAGGTGCAATTATTTTTTATGATTTTGGGGCAATGGCAGAGGTGAAGGGATTAGCAAAAGAGCAGATGGTACAAACATTCTTTGCTATGTTACAAAAAGATACAGACCAAGTCTTAAATACTTTGATTTATATGGGTTTAATTGAACCAGTGGGAGATATGACAGCCGTAAAGCGTTTAATCAGTTTTTCCCTGACAAGATTTTTAGACAAACCCATTGATGTCAATGCTTTTAAAGAAATCAGTGCAGAAATCTATGTTATGTTTGAACAACAGCCCTTCCGTTTACCACCCCAATTAACATTTATTATCAAGGCTTTAACCACCTTAGACGGTATTGCTCGTACTTTAGACTCAAATTATAGTTTACTAGCGGCGAGTCAACCTTTTGTCAGGAATCTCACTCGCTCTGGTAATCCCACTAATATTCTATTACTGATTGCCAGAGAAGGAAAAAATATTATTCAAAAACAACTATTAAAACCGAGTCGCCTAGAAACCGCTTTTTCTAACTTTCAACAACGCTTAGAACAAGGAGAATTACAACTGCGTTCTCGTTCTTTGGAAGCAGAAAGAATCAACAAAAGTATTTACCTAGCTATCAAAACTCTAATTTATGCCTGTTTGAGTGGTTTTTCTCTGTTGGGAGGCATTTTACTCGCATCAACCTTGTATCATATTTGGGCTTTTATTCTATTTGGATTAACTGGGTTATTCAGTTTGTTTTTGATGCGATCGCTCTTTCGCTTAATGGTAGCAGAAAAGCTGTTAAAATAA
- a CDS encoding HAMP domain-containing sensor histidine kinase, translating to MDGIFEPDIAETAEILKFDRILVLKFKYSHVSLKNITEIVGSTKVEVLYQYDSSQQNSKEKSEFVYTLSDSPLTAYAWEKAPEIIKINSKKQLEKLDILLDKEKVFPLDLIKSLLIVPLFKKRVNSNNSKPLILGLYIVQNKKEKRWSSTEVELAKWMAKQITNSIVSEQAFLKVQSLVEERTSQLQVSLEVQAKLGQKLRNYVEELRRVNKIKDEFIASLSDALKTPLANMKMGIKMLKLLNKNEQSIRYLDILTDECEKEINLVNNLLALQTLESNNVTIEPQKIYLQPLLEEFYNFFSQELHYKQINLVIDNSLDYIYTDLNSLNLILRELINNACKFSHEDTDIILRIYEQNSDNIIEVTNCGFPISIAEESLIFQPFYQGSRVENVTNSGTGLGLALVQSLVQNLNGIITVESNPSSQTDHFLNTFVITFPSLGKE from the coding sequence ATGGATGGTATTTTTGAACCCGATATTGCAGAAACAGCAGAAATACTGAAATTCGATCGCATTTTAGTTCTGAAGTTTAAATATAGTCATGTATCTCTAAAAAATATAACAGAAATTGTAGGTTCAACTAAAGTAGAAGTTTTATATCAATATGATTCTTCACAGCAAAACAGTAAAGAAAAAAGCGAGTTTGTTTATACATTATCTGATTCACCTCTCACTGCTTATGCGTGGGAAAAAGCACCAGAAATTATTAAAATAAATAGTAAAAAACAATTAGAAAAATTAGATATTCTATTAGATAAAGAAAAAGTTTTTCCCCTAGATTTAATAAAGTCTTTATTGATAGTTCCCCTATTTAAAAAAAGAGTAAATAGTAATAATTCTAAGCCTTTAATTTTAGGTTTATATATCGTTCAAAACAAGAAAGAAAAACGCTGGAGTAGTACCGAAGTTGAATTGGCAAAATGGATGGCAAAACAAATCACCAATTCTATTGTTAGCGAACAGGCTTTCTTAAAAGTTCAATCTCTTGTGGAAGAAAGGACATCTCAGCTACAAGTTAGTTTAGAAGTTCAGGCGAAATTAGGTCAAAAGTTACGTAATTATGTAGAGGAATTAAGAAGAGTTAATAAAATAAAAGATGAATTTATTGCTAGTTTAAGTGATGCTTTAAAAACACCTTTAGCTAATATGAAAATGGGGATAAAAATGCTAAAGTTACTCAACAAAAATGAACAAAGTATCCGTTACTTAGATATATTAACTGATGAGTGTGAAAAGGAAATCAATTTAGTTAATAATTTACTAGCACTGCAAACTTTAGAAAGCAATAATGTTACTATTGAGCCACAGAAAATTTATCTTCAACCACTATTAGAAGAATTTTATAATTTTTTCTCTCAAGAATTGCATTATAAACAAATTAATTTAGTAATTGATAATTCTTTAGACTATATTTATACTGACTTAAATAGCCTGAATTTGATTTTACGAGAATTAATTAATAATGCCTGTAAATTTTCTCATGAAGATACAGATATTATCTTACGAATTTATGAGCAAAATTCTGATAATATTATCGAGGTGACAAACTGCGGATTTCCCATTTCCATCGCTGAAGAGAGTTTAATTTTTCAGCCTTTTTATCAGGGTAGTCGTGTGGAGAATGTCACCAATAGCGGTACAGGATTAGGACTAGCTTTGGTACAATCTTTAGTGCAGAATTTAAACGGAATTATTACTGTGGAAAGTAATCCTTCTAGTCAAACTGATCATTTTTTGAATACTTTTGTTATTACTTTTCCGAGTTTAGGGAAGGAATGA
- a CDS encoding glycoside hydrolase family 13 protein encodes MVIKTPEWVKDAVFYQIFPDRFSIGKPPQSHYGHIRANNTESWHSQPTPQGYKGGNFWGIIDKLDYIQDLGINAIYFTPIFQSTCNHRYHTHDYYQVDPLLGGNYAFQEFLKQAHQRNIKVVLDGVFNHVGRGFFFFNDILENGPFSAWLDWFKVEKWPVSAYDGSLPANYASWVGNRALPQFNHNNPQVREYIMQVGEYWLHQGIDGWRLDVPDQVKAEGFWQEFRERVKKINPEAYIVGEIWKPAEKWLDGTQFDGVMNYQFTEATLAFAGGDRILRQHVDIPPYYPYPPLNPRKYAQRIHHLLNLYDWEITLTQLNLLASHDTARLLTIAGGDIKTVEIATLLLFTFPGAPSIYYGDEVGLLGGLDPDSRRVFPPPQSWNQDLLKYHKNLIQLRHKYIALRRGNYQPLYADEHIYIFSRKYGEETVIVIINIDTQPRNLTLNLCNFPIKINEKIFGDSTFIYEQIDGKENIVFNLLPRSGNLFI; translated from the coding sequence ATGGTTATCAAAACACCTGAATGGGTTAAAGATGCAGTTTTTTATCAAATATTTCCCGATCGCTTTTCCATAGGTAAACCGCCTCAATCACACTATGGGCATATCCGTGCGAATAATACTGAATCATGGCACAGTCAACCAACTCCTCAAGGATACAAAGGAGGAAATTTTTGGGGAATTATCGACAAGCTAGATTACATTCAAGATTTGGGTATTAACGCTATTTACTTTACCCCTATTTTCCAGTCCACCTGTAACCATCGTTATCATACCCATGATTATTATCAAGTTGATCCCCTATTGGGGGGTAATTACGCTTTTCAAGAGTTTTTAAAACAGGCACATCAACGCAATATTAAAGTTGTCCTCGATGGTGTTTTCAATCATGTGGGGAGAGGATTTTTCTTTTTTAATGATATTCTGGAAAATGGTCCTTTTTCTGCTTGGTTAGATTGGTTTAAGGTGGAGAAATGGCCTGTTTCTGCCTATGATGGCTCTTTACCTGCCAATTATGCCAGTTGGGTGGGCAATCGTGCTTTACCCCAATTTAATCATAATAATCCTCAAGTTAGGGAATATATTATGCAAGTGGGAGAATATTGGTTACATCAAGGCATTGATGGTTGGCGTTTAGATGTACCAGATCAAGTTAAAGCAGAGGGTTTTTGGCAAGAATTTAGAGAAAGAGTGAAAAAAATTAACCCAGAAGCCTATATCGTTGGAGAAATCTGGAAACCTGCCGAAAAATGGCTAGATGGTACTCAATTTGATGGGGTAATGAATTATCAATTTACAGAAGCTACATTGGCTTTTGCAGGAGGCGATCGCATTTTACGTCAACACGTTGATATTCCGCCTTATTATCCCTATCCTCCCTTAAATCCTCGTAAATACGCCCAAAGAATTCACCATTTGCTTAATCTTTATGATTGGGAAATTACTCTAACCCAACTCAATCTTCTTGCTAGTCATGACACCGCTAGGCTATTAACCATCGCTGGAGGAGATATTAAAACCGTTGAAATCGCCACTCTCTTGTTATTTACCTTCCCCGGTGCACCGAGCATCTATTATGGAGATGAAGTAGGATTATTGGGAGGCTTAGACCCTGATTCACGTCGTGTTTTTCCACCACCACAATCATGGAATCAAGATTTACTTAAATACCATAAAAATTTGATTCAATTAAGACATAAATATATTGCTTTAAGAAGGGGTAATTATCAACCTTTATATGCAGACGAACATATTTATATTTTTAGTCGTAAATATGGCGAAGAAACAGTTATTGTTATTATTAACATTGATACGCAACCTCGAAATTTAACACTAAATCTTTGTAACTTCCCCATTAAAATTAATGAAAAAATCTTTGGAGATAGTACCTTTATTTATGAACAAATAGACGGAAAAGAAAATATTGTATTTAATTTACTGCCCCGTAGTGGTAATTTATTTATATAA
- a CDS encoding efflux RND transporter periplasmic adaptor subunit, whose product MTKKWQDSQPMNGNSFVTSNENKDNDFPNREISPQTQDKTHGNNLILGLLLGVIGTFIIMKVIETKISTTTNNISTPQTQIPATNSSQTITTVEAQITQVENKIETTGTVSAFELIPVMSSASNLQIKEVLVDEGDIVAQGDILLRLDDTILKAELAQAQAGVSQSQARLAELKAGTRKEELARARENVTFAQAEVNQAQSDLQLAVTRLERNKQLEAEGAIPRDRLDEFINNKLSQESNLIQARARLAEAKQRLQELEAGERQEVITQAEANLREAKARVELIQARLAETIITAPTGGKIAERNARVGDVTSSFNSQKLFTIIEDKRLELQLKVPENQLKDIKSGQVVNIYSSANDNIQLKGKVRDINPIIDSESRQGIVNVDLPPDTNLQPGMFVQATIITSIKPSLTVPMAAVLPQVDGKGLVYTLQTDNTVKSQLVTLGEIIGNDRVEILSGLDVGDAIALQGVNYLQDGSQVKVVTN is encoded by the coding sequence ATGACTAAAAAATGGCAAGATAGTCAACCAATGAATGGAAATTCATTCGTAACATCCAATGAGAATAAAGATAATGATTTCCCAAACCGAGAAATTTCCCCACAAACTCAAGACAAAACACACGGTAACAATCTCATTTTAGGTTTATTACTAGGGGTTATCGGAACATTCATTATCATGAAAGTAATTGAAACAAAAATTTCCACGACCACAAATAACATTTCTACCCCTCAAACGCAAATACCTGCCACCAACTCTAGTCAAACAATAACCACAGTGGAAGCACAAATTACACAGGTAGAAAACAAAATAGAAACCACAGGCACAGTCTCGGCTTTTGAGTTAATACCTGTAATGTCTTCAGCCAGTAACTTACAGATTAAAGAGGTTTTAGTCGATGAAGGAGATATAGTGGCTCAGGGAGATATTTTACTTCGTTTAGATGACACCATTCTCAAGGCAGAATTAGCTCAAGCCCAAGCAGGGGTTAGTCAATCTCAAGCAAGATTAGCAGAATTAAAAGCGGGAACAAGAAAAGAAGAATTAGCAAGGGCGAGAGAAAATGTTACCTTTGCCCAAGCAGAAGTTAATCAAGCACAATCAGATTTACAATTAGCAGTAACCAGATTAGAAAGAAATAAACAATTAGAAGCAGAAGGGGCAATTCCTAGAGATAGATTAGATGAGTTTATTAACAATAAATTGAGTCAGGAATCTAACTTAATTCAGGCACGGGCAAGATTAGCAGAAGCAAAACAAAGATTGCAAGAATTAGAAGCAGGAGAAAGACAGGAAGTTATTACCCAAGCCGAAGCGAATTTAAGGGAGGCAAAAGCCAGAGTTGAATTAATTCAAGCAAGATTAGCAGAAACCATTATCACTGCTCCCACAGGGGGTAAAATAGCGGAAAGAAATGCCAGAGTAGGAGATGTAACTTCATCTTTTAATTCTCAAAAATTATTTACGATCATTGAAGATAAAAGACTAGAATTACAGTTAAAAGTACCAGAAAACCAGCTAAAAGATATTAAAAGCGGACAAGTTGTTAATATTTATTCTTCAGCGAATGACAATATTCAACTAAAAGGAAAAGTCAGAGATATAAACCCCATTATCGATTCTGAATCCCGTCAAGGAATTGTCAATGTTGATTTGCCCCCTGACACTAATTTACAACCGGGGATGTTTGTACAAGCAACGATTATTACTTCCATTAAACCTAGTTTAACAGTACCTATGGCGGCGGTTTTACCTCAAGTGGATGGGAAAGGATTGGTTTACACCCTGCAAACGGATAATACGGTTAAATCTCAGCTAGTGACATTAGGGGAAATAATTGGTAACGATAGAGTGGAAATCTTATCGGGATTAGATGTTGGAGATGCGATCGCACTTCAAGGAGTCAATTATTTACAAGATGGTAGTCAAGTAAAAGTAGTCACTAATTAA
- a CDS encoding ATP-binding protein, translating to MTNNQPQALGSVIQGSLSEGLEVRLHPDVSVEDMRVGKFLVVQGTRSRFFCLLTDVSLGTSNPRIFTHPPDHNDSFWMDILAGSDTYGTIEIAPMLMLTLTDTEKELVNYDNIPQLEGIETNLQLLPVKTIPSHFSQVYESTERDFRCVFGWENDPYKCNFSIGQPLDMDVPVCMDLSRFVERSNGIFGKSGTGKSFLTRLLISGVIRKEAAVNLMFDMHSEYGWEAVSEAKQAVTVKGLKQLFPNRVEIYTLDAESTRRRGVTNAHELYLSYSQIEIEDLRLIARELGLSEASLDNANILASEFGKDWIYQLINMTNEDISVFCNEKQGHQGSIMALQRKLKRLEDLKYMKSACPHNYIKEILSLLDGGKNVVVEFGSQGSMLSYMLVTNMITRRIHTEYVKKAEKFLQSKNVLDRPRQLVITIEEAHRFLDSKIVHQTIFGTIAREMRKYFVTLLIVDQRPSGIDNEVMSQVGTRITCLLNDEKDIDAIFTGVSGASGLRSVLSKLDSKQQALVLGHAVPMPVVVRTRPYDGTFYEEIGDNDWQNKSDEEVFKEAKSALSDLGF from the coding sequence ATGACCAATAATCAACCACAAGCATTAGGATCAGTCATTCAAGGTTCATTAAGTGAAGGATTAGAAGTGAGACTCCATCCCGATGTTTCCGTGGAAGATATGCGGGTAGGTAAGTTTTTAGTAGTACAAGGGACTCGATCGCGCTTTTTTTGTTTATTAACGGATGTCTCATTAGGCACATCTAACCCTCGAATCTTTACCCATCCGCCCGATCATAATGATAGCTTTTGGATGGACATTTTAGCAGGTAGCGACACCTACGGCACAATTGAAATTGCCCCCATGTTAATGTTAACTCTCACCGACACAGAAAAAGAGCTAGTTAACTATGACAATATTCCTCAATTAGAAGGCATAGAAACCAACCTGCAACTATTACCTGTCAAAACCATCCCTAGCCACTTCAGTCAAGTATATGAATCCACAGAAAGAGACTTCCGTTGCGTCTTTGGGTGGGAAAATGACCCCTACAAATGTAACTTTTCCATCGGACAACCTTTAGATATGGATGTGCCTGTCTGTATGGATTTATCTCGTTTTGTGGAAAGAAGTAACGGTATTTTTGGAAAATCTGGCACAGGTAAATCCTTTCTCACTCGCCTATTGATTTCTGGGGTTATTCGCAAAGAAGCCGCCGTTAACTTGATGTTTGATATGCACTCAGAATATGGTTGGGAAGCAGTCAGCGAAGCGAAACAAGCCGTTACCGTCAAAGGTTTAAAACAACTTTTCCCTAACCGAGTGGAAATCTATACCCTCGATGCAGAATCAACCCGTCGGCGGGGTGTCACCAATGCCCATGAATTGTATTTAAGTTATAGTCAAATTGAGATTGAAGATTTACGACTTATTGCCAGAGAATTAGGTTTATCAGAAGCAAGTCTCGACAACGCCAACATTTTAGCGTCAGAATTTGGCAAAGATTGGATTTATCAGCTAATAAACATGACAAATGAAGATATTTCCGTATTTTGCAACGAAAAACAAGGGCATCAAGGCTCAATCATGGCATTACAAAGAAAATTAAAACGCCTTGAAGATTTAAAATATATGAAGTCGGCTTGTCCCCACAACTATATCAAAGAAATTCTCTCTTTATTGGATGGCGGTAAAAACGTAGTAGTAGAATTTGGCTCTCAAGGAAGTATGCTTTCTTATATGCTCGTCACCAATATGATTACCCGTCGTATCCATACCGAATATGTGAAAAAAGCGGAAAAATTCCTCCAGTCAAAAAATGTTCTCGATCGCCCCCGTCAATTAGTGATTACCATAGAAGAAGCTCACCGTTTTCTCGATTCCAAAATAGTTCATCAAACCATCTTCGGTACAATCGCTCGTGAAATGCGTAAGTATTTTGTTACCTTACTAATTGTGGATCAACGCCCATCAGGGATTGACAACGAAGTAATGTCACAGGTAGGCACTAGAATAACTTGCTTACTTAACGATGAGAAAGACATTGATGCTATTTTTACGGGTGTATCAGGCGCTAGTGGGTTAAGATCAGTTTTATCAAAATTAGATTCAAAACAACAAGCCTTAGTATTAGGTCACGCTGTGCCTATGCCTGTAGTTGTGCGTACTCGTCCCTATGATGGTACTTTTTACGAGGAAATAGGGGATAATGACTGGCAAAATAAGAGTGATGAAGAAGTATTTAAAGAAGCCAAATCCGCCCTTTCTGACTTAGGTTTTTAA
- the ispE gene encoding 4-(cytidine 5'-diphospho)-2-C-methyl-D-erythritol kinase: MQSYSLFAPAKINLHLEIIGDRADGYHELVMIMQSVNLGDIIHLRANGTDEIRLFCQNPQVPLDDTNLAYKAVRLVQEKYPTLSRNYGGIDITIEKNIPVAAGLAGGSSNAAAVLVGLNLMWNLGLTQPELKDLGALLGSDVPFCISGGTAIATGRGEQIEPLPDLKNLWVILAKFSNISVSTGWAYNTYREQFNHEYISNPQEVKQRTHEIHSGNLVKAISKSDYKQIGALLYNDLEKVVLPEYNAVNELIEAFKSKNVLGSMMSGSGPTVFALCDKKEEAETIMEEVKESINDPNLDCWLTQVCPHGIMVNQ, encoded by the coding sequence ATGCAATCCTATTCTCTTTTTGCCCCTGCTAAAATTAATCTCCATTTGGAAATTATAGGCGATCGCGCTGACGGTTATCATGAATTAGTGATGATCATGCAAAGCGTTAATTTAGGAGATATAATTCACTTAAGAGCCAATGGTACTGACGAAATTCGCCTCTTTTGTCAAAATCCTCAAGTGCCTTTAGATGATACTAATTTAGCCTATAAAGCAGTGCGTTTAGTACAAGAAAAATATCCTACCCTCAGTCGTAACTATGGCGGAATAGACATCACCATCGAGAAAAATATCCCCGTTGCGGCAGGATTGGCAGGAGGCTCAAGTAATGCGGCCGCCGTCTTAGTAGGGCTTAACCTCATGTGGAATTTAGGCTTAACTCAACCAGAATTAAAAGATTTAGGGGCTTTATTAGGTTCTGATGTACCCTTTTGTATTTCAGGAGGAACTGCGATCGCTACTGGTAGAGGAGAGCAAATTGAGCCATTACCCGATTTAAAAAATTTGTGGGTAATCCTCGCAAAATTCAGTAACATCAGCGTTTCCACAGGATGGGCATACAATACTTATCGAGAACAATTTAACCATGAATACATTTCCAATCCCCAAGAAGTGAAACAACGCACCCACGAAATTCATAGCGGTAACTTAGTCAAAGCTATAAGTAAAAGCGATTACAAGCAAATTGGAGCTTTACTGTACAATGACCTTGAAAAAGTCGTTTTACCTGAATATAATGCCGTAAATGAACTTATAGAGGCATTTAAAAGCAAAAATGTATTAGGATCGATGATGTCTGGTTCAGGACCCACAGTATTTGCATTGTGCGACAAAAAAGAGGAAGCCGAAACAATCATGGAAGAAGTAAAAGAAAGTATAAATGATCCCAACCTAGATTGTTGGTTAACCCAAGTTTGTCCTCATGGTATCATGGTTAATCAATAA
- a CDS encoding TIGR00300 family protein, protein MTDSIRILMCSPDHYDVDYVINPWMEGNIHKSSQDRAVEQWQKLYHIIKEYAIVDLVTPQKGVPDMVFTANAGLVLGDNVVLSRFYHPERQGEEPFFKQWFEENGFTVYELPKDLPFEGAGDALFDREGRWLWAGYGFRSELDSHPYIAKWLDTEVLSLRLIDNRFYHLDTCFCPLKDGYLLYYPEAFDSYSNRLIEMRVPAEKRIAIDEADAVNFACNAVNINDVVIMNKISDDLNSRIIEKGFKVIQTPLTEFLKAGGAAKCLTLRVTEPILEDVHANVSVVSKVLKMEGHLLDSGLMNRALDIIVKDGGSFKVLNFNLGLERQSPSNAEVRVSAPSNDVMEDIISQLIDLGAVSTPDKQVDANLETVVKAGVSPDDFYVTTIYPTEVRINGYWERVTNQRMDAAIVVSEENEGITATCKLLRDLEAGEKVVVGVEGIRTVRSPQSREERNKTQEFSFMSGGVSSERRVELLVEQIAWEMRHIRDQGGKVAVVAGPVVIHTGGSGHLSRLIREGYIQCLLGGNAIAVHDMEQSMMGTSLGVDMRKGVPVSGGHRHHLKVINMVRRAGSIAQAVEQGIISQGIMYECVKNNVPFCLAGSIRDDGPLPDTYMDLVKAQAEYARLLKGTDMILMLSTMLHSIGVGNMTPSGVKMVCVDINPAVVTKLSDRGSVESVGIVTDVGLFLSLLVQQLDKLTHRYELTSAS, encoded by the coding sequence ATGACTGACAGTATCCGCATTTTGATGTGTTCCCCCGATCACTACGATGTTGACTATGTGATCAACCCTTGGATGGAAGGAAACATACACAAATCTAGTCAAGACCGTGCCGTTGAGCAATGGCAAAAATTATACCACATTATTAAAGAATATGCCATTGTGGACTTAGTAACTCCTCAAAAAGGTGTCCCTGATATGGTATTTACCGCTAATGCGGGTTTAGTTTTGGGAGATAATGTTGTTTTAAGTCGCTTTTATCATCCTGAAAGACAAGGAGAAGAGCCTTTTTTTAAACAATGGTTTGAAGAAAATGGTTTCACTGTTTATGAATTACCCAAGGATTTACCCTTTGAAGGAGCAGGAGATGCTTTATTTGATAGAGAAGGGCGTTGGTTATGGGCAGGTTATGGTTTTCGCTCAGAATTGGATTCTCACCCTTACATTGCTAAGTGGTTAGATACAGAGGTTTTATCTTTACGGTTGATTGATAATCGTTTTTATCATCTTGATACCTGTTTCTGTCCTTTGAAAGACGGTTATTTACTCTACTATCCCGAAGCCTTTGATAGTTATTCTAATCGTTTAATTGAGATGCGTGTACCCGCAGAAAAACGTATTGCTATTGATGAAGCTGATGCGGTTAATTTTGCCTGTAATGCGGTAAATATTAACGATGTCGTCATTATGAATAAAATTAGTGATGACTTAAATAGCCGAATTATAGAAAAGGGTTTTAAAGTTATTCAAACACCTCTGACAGAATTTTTGAAAGCAGGGGGAGCGGCGAAATGTCTCACTTTAAGGGTAACTGAACCTATTTTAGAGGATGTTCATGCTAATGTTTCTGTGGTTAGTAAAGTCTTGAAAATGGAAGGACATCTTCTCGATTCTGGTTTGATGAATCGGGCTTTAGATATTATTGTTAAAGATGGCGGTAGTTTCAAAGTTCTTAATTTTAACCTCGGTTTGGAAAGACAAAGTCCATCTAATGCAGAAGTCCGAGTGTCTGCACCTTCCAATGATGTGATGGAGGACATTATCAGTCAATTAATTGACTTAGGGGCTGTTTCTACTCCCGATAAACAGGTGGACGCTAATCTCGAAACCGTTGTGAAAGCAGGGGTTTCTCCTGATGATTTTTATGTGACTACTATCTATCCTACAGAAGTACGTATTAACGGTTATTGGGAACGAGTAACGAATCAACGCATGGATGCAGCGATCGTAGTTTCTGAAGAAAACGAAGGAATAACCGCTACTTGTAAGCTATTACGAGATTTAGAAGCGGGAGAAAAAGTAGTTGTTGGTGTGGAAGGAATCCGCACAGTGCGATCGCCCCAATCTCGAGAAGAAAGAAATAAAACCCAAGAGTTTAGTTTTATGAGCGGTGGTGTTTCTAGTGAACGCCGTGTAGAATTATTGGTAGAACAAATCGCCTGGGAAATGCGCCATATACGAGATCAAGGAGGCAAAGTTGCCGTTGTCGCAGGTCCTGTAGTTATCCATACTGGTGGTTCAGGTCATCTTTCTCGCTTAATTCGTGAAGGTTATATTCAATGTTTATTAGGAGGAAATGCGATCGCAGTTCATGACATGGAACAATCCATGATGGGAACATCTTTAGGGGTAGATATGCGTAAAGGCGTACCCGTAAGCGGTGGCCATCGTCATCATTTAAAAGTCATTAACATGGTGCGTCGTGCTGGTAGCATCGCTCAAGCAGTAGAACAAGGCATTATCTCTCAGGGGATTATGTATGAATGCGTGAAGAATAATGTTCCCTTCTGTTTAGCAGGTTCAATTCGTGATGATGGCCCCCTGCCTGACACTTATATGGACTTGGTTAAAGCCCAAGCAGAATACGCTCGTCTTCTCAAGGGAACAGACATGATTTTAATGTTGTCCACTATGCTACATTCGATTGGTGTTGGTAATATGACCCCTTCTGGCGTAAAAATGGTGTGTGTGGACATAAATCCTGCGGTTGTAACCAAATTGAGCGATCGAGGTTCTGTTGAATCTGTTGGTATTGTCACTGATGTCGGCTTATTCCTCAGTTTATTAGTACAACAATTAGATAAATTAACTCATCGTTATGAACTGACTTCTGCTAGTTAA